The Kiritimatiellaceae bacterium genome contains a region encoding:
- the ilvC gene encoding ketol-acid reductoisomerase produces MAVIDFGGTKETVVTRKEFSLAKARKVLKNEVIAVIGYGVQGPAQALNLRDNGFNVIIGQSKQFMQDWNRAIKDGFVPGKTLFEIEEAVQKGTVIQYLLSDAAQKLCWPQIKKNLKAGDALYFSHGFSIVYKDLTKIIPPTNVDVLLVAPKGSGLNVRRNFLTGAGINSSFGVFQDATGRAEERCMALGIGIGSGYLFPTTFEKEVTSDLVGERGVLMGCLAGVMEAQYEVLRKNGHSPSEAFNETVEELTQSLIRLVDENGMDWMFSNCSATAQRGALDWAPKFKKATLPVFNDLYKAVKTKSEAKRVLKVCGAKDYKVRLTAELKAIHDSEMWQAGAASRSLRPKGEAKVIAKGTKGVGGRATN; encoded by the coding sequence ATGGCAGTTATTGATTTCGGCGGCACAAAAGAAACCGTCGTCACCCGCAAAGAGTTTTCGCTGGCGAAGGCTCGCAAAGTTCTGAAAAACGAAGTGATCGCGGTGATCGGCTACGGCGTACAGGGCCCGGCTCAGGCGCTCAACCTGCGCGACAACGGCTTCAACGTCATCATCGGCCAGTCCAAGCAGTTCATGCAGGACTGGAACCGCGCCATCAAAGACGGGTTCGTCCCCGGCAAAACGCTGTTTGAAATCGAAGAAGCGGTTCAGAAGGGAACGGTTATTCAGTACCTTCTTTCCGACGCCGCCCAGAAACTTTGCTGGCCGCAGATTAAGAAAAACCTGAAAGCGGGCGACGCCCTCTACTTCAGCCACGGCTTCTCGATCGTTTATAAAGATCTGACCAAAATCATCCCGCCGACCAACGTCGATGTTCTGCTGGTCGCCCCGAAAGGTTCCGGCCTGAACGTTCGCCGTAACTTCCTGACCGGCGCAGGCATCAACTCCAGCTTCGGCGTATTCCAAGATGCCACCGGCCGCGCCGAAGAGCGCTGCATGGCTCTGGGTATCGGTATCGGTTCCGGCTACCTATTCCCGACCACCTTCGAAAAAGAAGTGACTTCCGACCTCGTCGGCGAACGCGGCGTCCTGATGGGCTGTCTCGCTGGTGTCATGGAAGCGCAGTACGAAGTGCTCCGCAAGAACGGCCATAGCCCGTCCGAAGCGTTTAACGAAACGGTTGAAGAGCTCACCCAGAGCCTGATCCGCCTCGTCGACGAAAACGGCATGGACTGGATGTTTTCGAACTGCTCCGCCACCGCCCAGCGCGGCGCGCTGGACTGGGCTCCGAAGTTCAAGAAAGCCACGCTGCCGGTATTCAATGACCTCTACAAAGCGGTCAAAACGAAATCCGAAGCCAAGCGCGTGCTGAAAGTCTGCGGCGCCAAGGACTACAAAGTCCGTCTGACCGCAGAACTGAAAGCCATCCACGACTCCGAAATGTGGCAGGCTGGTGCAGCTTCCCGCTCGCTCCGTCCGAAAGGCGAAGCCAAAGTGATTGCCAAAGGCACCAAAGGTGTCGGCGGTCGCGCCACCAACTAA
- the rpsO gene encoding 30S ribosomal protein S15 yields the protein MDTAVKAETRKEYQRSDRDTGSVEVQVALLTKHVEALTVHLQSHKKDNSTRRGLITMVNNRKKLLSYLSRTDNPRYKELIQRLGLRH from the coding sequence GTGGATACAGCAGTTAAAGCGGAAACCAGAAAAGAATATCAGCGCAGCGACCGGGATACCGGATCCGTTGAAGTGCAGGTTGCACTGCTGACGAAGCATGTAGAAGCACTCACCGTGCATCTCCAGAGCCACAAAAAGGACAACAGCACCCGTCGCGGTTTGATCACCATGGTCAACAACCGCAAAAAGCTGCTGAGCTATCTGTCCAGAACAGATAACCCGCGCTATAAAGAGCTGATTCAGCGTCTTGGTTTGCGCCACTAA
- the pnp gene encoding polyribonucleotide nucleotidyltransferase, translating into MKDTVKIQFEVGGKPMFFESGLLAQQAAGAVSCGLGDNIVFSAVTATNTPREGVDFFPLQVEYREKFYAAGRFPGGFFKREARPSEKEILTARVTDRPLRPLFPKGYCNDVQINNMLLSCDGQIDTDFLSVNASSAALTLSEVPFMGPIAAVRIARVNGKFIVCPTHAELAQGDLDLTYAGTAALPLMIEGSAKEISEADFVAAMKLAHEAIQPIIKAQLELRKQLGLPEKKVEIAVADETKLVKAREIAGAELLAALATSDKLARQEKISAIKKSLKVSLLAVFPEMADNEYFHLFDELEIETLRKNVLEHKTRVGGRGFNELRELKAQVGVLPRVHGSAVFNRGETQSLAIVTLGPKKDSQSIDAVTGGETEKNFMLHYNFPPYSVGEVGRLGNTGRREIGHGNLAERSLRPVLPDNYPYAVRLVSEIMGSNGSSSMASVCVGTLALMDAGVPIKKPVGGISVGLFTGDNGKADLVLDILGTEDHCGDMDFKVCGTREGITGFQVDLKIDGLRWDLVEGAFEMARAGRMKILDYMESVIAAPREEMSEFAPRITVIKIDPEKIGALIGPGGKVIRGITDTYGVQIDIEEDGTVNVFSADANAMKAAVKAVNAITAEAEIGQLYEGTVRTIRDFGAFVEIMPGKDGLVHISELADFRVNKVEDICKEGDIMWVKVLDVDRDGKIRLSRRAAMAEKDAQASTTD; encoded by the coding sequence ATGAAAGATACAGTCAAAATACAGTTCGAAGTCGGCGGCAAGCCGATGTTCTTCGAGTCCGGCCTCCTTGCACAGCAGGCAGCCGGCGCAGTGAGCTGCGGCCTGGGCGATAACATCGTCTTCTCCGCCGTTACCGCCACCAATACCCCCCGTGAAGGCGTGGATTTCTTCCCGCTTCAGGTTGAATACCGCGAAAAATTCTACGCCGCAGGCCGTTTCCCCGGCGGATTTTTCAAACGCGAAGCCCGTCCGTCCGAAAAAGAAATTCTGACCGCCCGCGTCACCGACCGTCCGCTCCGTCCGCTGTTCCCGAAAGGGTATTGCAACGACGTGCAGATCAATAACATGCTGCTCAGCTGCGATGGCCAGATCGACACCGACTTCCTCAGCGTCAACGCTTCCAGCGCCGCACTGACGCTTTCCGAAGTTCCTTTTATGGGCCCGATCGCCGCCGTACGCATCGCCCGTGTCAACGGCAAGTTTATCGTTTGCCCGACACACGCCGAACTTGCTCAGGGCGACCTCGACCTGACCTACGCCGGAACCGCCGCTCTGCCGCTCATGATTGAAGGTAGCGCCAAGGAAATCAGCGAAGCCGATTTCGTCGCCGCCATGAAACTGGCGCACGAAGCGATTCAGCCGATCATCAAAGCCCAGCTCGAACTGCGTAAGCAGCTCGGACTGCCGGAAAAGAAAGTCGAAATTGCCGTCGCCGACGAAACCAAGCTGGTGAAAGCCCGCGAAATCGCCGGTGCCGAGCTGCTCGCCGCTCTGGCGACCAGCGACAAACTCGCCCGTCAGGAAAAAATCAGCGCGATCAAGAAGTCGCTCAAAGTCAGCCTGCTCGCCGTGTTCCCGGAAATGGCCGACAACGAATATTTCCACCTGTTCGACGAACTCGAAATCGAAACCCTCCGCAAAAACGTGCTCGAACACAAGACACGCGTTGGCGGACGTGGCTTCAACGAACTGCGCGAACTCAAAGCGCAGGTCGGTGTACTGCCGCGCGTTCACGGTTCGGCGGTGTTCAACCGCGGCGAAACCCAGTCGCTGGCGATCGTCACGCTTGGCCCGAAGAAAGATTCGCAGTCGATCGACGCCGTAACCGGCGGCGAAACCGAAAAGAACTTCATGCTGCACTACAACTTCCCGCCGTACAGCGTCGGTGAAGTCGGACGTCTGGGTAACACCGGACGCCGCGAAATCGGCCACGGTAATCTAGCCGAGCGCAGCCTGCGCCCGGTTCTGCCGGACAACTATCCCTACGCCGTGCGCCTTGTTTCTGAAATCATGGGCTCCAACGGTTCGTCCTCCATGGCTTCTGTTTGCGTAGGCACACTGGCTCTGATGGATGCCGGCGTTCCGATCAAGAAACCGGTCGGCGGAATTTCCGTCGGTCTCTTCACTGGCGACAACGGTAAGGCTGATCTCGTGCTCGACATTCTCGGCACCGAAGACCATTGCGGTGACATGGACTTCAAAGTCTGCGGTACCCGCGAAGGGATCACCGGCTTCCAGGTCGACCTCAAGATCGACGGCCTGCGCTGGGATCTCGTCGAAGGTGCCTTCGAAATGGCCCGCGCCGGACGCATGAAAATTCTCGACTACATGGAAAGCGTCATCGCTGCTCCGCGTGAAGAAATGTCCGAGTTTGCTCCGCGTATCACCGTCATCAAAATTGATCCGGAAAAGATCGGCGCGCTGATCGGCCCCGGCGGCAAAGTCATTCGTGGCATCACCGACACCTACGGCGTGCAGATCGACATCGAAGAAGACGGCACCGTCAACGTATTCAGCGCCGATGCCAACGCCATGAAGGCTGCGGTTAAAGCGGTTAACGCCATCACGGCGGAAGCCGAAATCGGTCAGCTTTACGAAGGAACCGTCCGCACCATCCGCGACTTCGGTGCGTTCGTCGAAATCATGCCCGGTAAAGACGGCCTCGTGCACATCTCCGAACTGGCTGACTTCCGCGTCAACAAAGTCGAAGACATCTGCAAAGAAGGCGACATCATGTGGGTCAAGGTTCTCGATGTGGACCGTGACGGTAAAATCCGCCTCAGCCGCCGTGCGGCCATGGCAGAAAAAGATGCTCAGGCATCCACCACTGACTAA
- a CDS encoding KpsF/GutQ family sugar-phosphate isomerase: MNFQKRAKEVMDVEIAGMEKVRDSINGNFSTAIEWILATIKNGGKVIVSGVGKNFHIGQKMVATFNSTGTPSALLHPIEAMHGDFGIVGEKDIVLALSYSGGSDELLALLPALKRRGLKIIGMTGDETSPLGKQSDLVLTITVDKEACPFGMAPTTSTTVTLALGDALAIVLLEARGFKKEDYAKLHPGGAIGRTLLLKVSDVMRTKDRLAKVQSGAKVKEAVLAMTGARAGCVAVVDGNDQLLGIFTDGDLRRHLIETPDITEVSIDSVMTRKPVTLKPDQLAVDILKIYEEKNIDDLMVVDDAGHIVGAVDIQDLPKLKIL; this comes from the coding sequence ATGAATTTTCAGAAGCGCGCCAAAGAAGTGATGGATGTCGAAATCGCCGGTATGGAGAAAGTCCGCGACAGCATCAACGGCAATTTCAGTACGGCCATTGAGTGGATTCTCGCGACCATAAAGAACGGCGGCAAGGTGATTGTCTCCGGCGTCGGCAAAAACTTTCATATCGGCCAGAAAATGGTCGCCACGTTTAACAGCACCGGCACACCTTCCGCGCTACTCCATCCGATTGAAGCCATGCATGGCGACTTCGGGATCGTCGGTGAAAAAGATATTGTGCTGGCGCTCAGCTACAGCGGCGGATCCGATGAACTTCTCGCCCTGCTTCCGGCGCTCAAACGGCGCGGTTTGAAAATCATTGGTATGACCGGCGACGAAACCAGTCCGCTCGGGAAACAGAGCGATCTCGTTCTGACGATCACGGTGGATAAAGAAGCCTGTCCGTTCGGTATGGCGCCGACCACCAGTACGACGGTGACGCTGGCGCTCGGCGACGCGCTGGCCATCGTTCTGCTCGAAGCGCGCGGCTTCAAAAAAGAAGATTACGCCAAGTTGCATCCCGGCGGCGCAATCGGCCGCACACTGCTTCTCAAAGTTTCTGATGTCATGCGCACCAAAGACCGTCTTGCCAAAGTTCAAAGCGGCGCCAAAGTGAAGGAAGCGGTGCTGGCGATGACCGGCGCGCGCGCCGGTTGTGTCGCGGTGGTGGACGGAAACGACCAGCTTCTCGGAATTTTCACCGACGGCGACCTGCGCCGTCACTTGATTGAAACGCCGGACATCACGGAAGTTTCTATAGACTCTGTCATGACGCGTAAGCCGGTTACGCTTAAGCCGGATCAACTTGCCGTGGATATTCTGAAAATCTACGAAGAGAAAAACATCGACGACCTGATGGTGGTGGACGACGCCGGCCATATTGTCGGTGCGGTTGATATTCAGGATTTGCCGAAGCTGAAGATTCTTTGA
- a CDS encoding MotA/TolQ/ExbB proton channel family protein, whose amino-acid sequence MVGWINSGGAVMWLILGCGFIALVIFLERLFHLHRAQIKIDDFLNGIIINLTRGNDLEAISICDQTPGPAAHLVRTALLHRNDSKDEMIKAVQQAGIREIPRLERHTNLLITLAQVLPMLGLLGTVLGLLSILTAMQAGSPLAEIGTLTGGLWKALLTTAAGLITGIPAYAGYHFLISRVESIALDMEQTAGEIIYFLSHPSTGERHEP is encoded by the coding sequence ATGGTTGGATGGATAAATAGCGGCGGCGCCGTCATGTGGCTGATTCTGGGGTGCGGCTTCATTGCTCTGGTGATTTTCCTGGAGCGTCTCTTCCACCTGCACCGCGCCCAGATTAAAATCGATGACTTCCTCAACGGCATCATCATCAACCTCACACGAGGCAACGACCTTGAGGCCATCAGTATCTGCGACCAGACGCCCGGCCCCGCCGCCCACCTCGTCCGCACAGCGCTGCTGCACCGCAACGATTCGAAAGATGAAATGATCAAGGCGGTACAGCAGGCCGGCATCCGTGAAATTCCGCGCCTGGAACGTCATACGAATCTGCTCATCACGCTTGCACAGGTTCTTCCGATGCTCGGACTGCTCGGCACCGTGCTCGGACTGCTCAGTATTCTCACCGCCATGCAGGCCGGATCGCCGCTCGCCGAAATCGGCACGCTGACCGGCGGACTCTGGAAGGCTCTGCTCACGACCGCCGCCGGACTCATCACGGGCATTCCCGCCTACGCGGGCTACCACTTTCTCATCAGCCGCGTTGAATCCATCGCGCTCGACATGGAACAGACCGCCGGAGAAATCATTTACTTTCTCTCTCATCCTTCCACCGGAGAGCGCCATGAACCGTAA
- a CDS encoding tetratricopeptide repeat protein codes for MNFRVFRLSALLLLLAPALFAQEPLPTRQIEAALEDGLYPLAEQQIWEVLSTQRAPNDEATLTILLIRALAGQQKFNDAMILADESTSLPKQDAFAYWRARTFFEAGNSNAVIQALEKIPADSAYAPAALRLKGRAELAAGDSKSAQKTFETFRERFPVDENAAQNLLDLAGIYLERSKKSDSAKALHELLERFPNHVLANNARLELSRQLITTGGKDELSETSALLATLGANELAHPRLRSAAWVELSAIEQRAGNSAGASDALAKAEKLTGEAALRVRQKAARATLLVDETKTKEAFLLFDEAVKESPNTATAAEILIQKAEALLKTQQYAAAEKAFQAGLDITVDPAVQTRAQAGKGWSLWEQKRYEESAAAFENATLKCTQPDRCVTASIKAGDARLAAAQYEKARDNYRRVTENYPNHPFAAQAMYQCGVANLLAGQTNAATLCFHDTEKNFPQSGFAPQAALQQAELLKRGQQWDSALEQYRRIAAQYTNAATKASALNQQGLIFYRLGKWDDALKNFQVVSTNYPDMPEAPQALYMRGFCRYMQGDTEGALAICQTFIEKYPGSVWTPEVLFWLGEHYYNRGSYAQAKATFLDIAARFPKHELADDALFWAGNSLVKQNSFLDAFTLYSRLAKEIPDSPLMLKTRFAQGETLTELGEFPRAILAYEEVIKTAPDDPLADRARGRLADCLFTLGTSEVARYQAALDAYQALYKRPAAPFALRLQALYKTARCEAKLGLKEKSFAHYVEVVYSVTGQTETLSPEAAPWFTRAAFDAAEFQEQQQQWKEAINIYNRIIQAGVPAKDEAQKRIEKIEREHASAL; via the coding sequence ATGAATTTCCGGGTTTTCAGGCTTTCTGCTTTATTGCTTCTGCTTGCGCCTGCGCTGTTTGCGCAGGAGCCGCTTCCGACCCGTCAAATCGAGGCGGCGCTGGAGGACGGGCTTTATCCACTGGCCGAGCAGCAGATCTGGGAAGTGCTCAGTACACAGCGTGCGCCGAACGATGAGGCGACGCTGACAATCCTGCTGATCCGCGCACTGGCCGGTCAGCAAAAATTCAACGACGCCATGATTCTTGCCGACGAGTCCACCAGCCTGCCGAAGCAGGACGCTTTCGCCTACTGGCGCGCCCGCACTTTTTTTGAAGCCGGCAATTCAAATGCCGTCATTCAGGCTTTGGAAAAAATTCCGGCGGACAGCGCGTATGCTCCCGCCGCCCTGCGGTTGAAAGGCCGCGCTGAATTGGCGGCTGGCGATTCCAAGTCGGCGCAAAAAACCTTTGAAACCTTCCGCGAAAGATTTCCTGTCGACGAAAACGCCGCGCAAAACCTGCTCGATCTGGCCGGAATTTATCTGGAGCGCAGCAAAAAGAGCGACTCAGCCAAGGCACTGCACGAACTGCTGGAGCGTTTCCCGAATCATGTTCTGGCGAATAACGCCCGCCTTGAACTGTCGCGCCAGCTGATCACAACCGGCGGTAAAGACGAACTGAGCGAAACCTCCGCTCTGCTCGCGACGCTCGGTGCAAATGAATTGGCTCATCCGCGTCTGCGTTCCGCCGCCTGGGTCGAACTTTCCGCAATTGAACAGCGCGCCGGAAATTCCGCCGGAGCCTCCGACGCGCTCGCTAAAGCCGAAAAGCTGACCGGCGAAGCTGCGCTACGAGTCCGCCAGAAAGCTGCCCGCGCCACTCTGCTGGTTGACGAAACTAAAACCAAGGAAGCTTTCCTGCTCTTCGATGAAGCCGTCAAAGAATCGCCGAACACTGCGACCGCCGCCGAAATCCTGATTCAGAAAGCAGAAGCACTGCTGAAGACACAGCAGTACGCCGCCGCCGAAAAAGCGTTTCAGGCCGGACTCGACATTACCGTCGATCCCGCCGTGCAAACCCGCGCACAGGCCGGTAAAGGTTGGAGTCTCTGGGAACAGAAGCGCTATGAAGAATCCGCCGCCGCTTTTGAAAACGCCACCCTTAAGTGCACGCAGCCCGATCGCTGTGTCACAGCGTCCATCAAGGCGGGCGACGCGCGCCTCGCCGCAGCACAGTATGAAAAAGCCCGCGACAATTACCGCCGCGTCACGGAAAACTATCCGAATCATCCGTTCGCCGCTCAAGCGATGTACCAGTGCGGCGTTGCCAATCTGCTCGCCGGACAAACCAATGCGGCGACCCTTTGTTTCCACGATACAGAAAAGAATTTTCCGCAGAGCGGGTTTGCTCCGCAGGCTGCACTGCAACAGGCGGAACTGCTGAAACGCGGACAGCAGTGGGATTCCGCACTTGAACAGTACCGCCGCATCGCCGCGCAATACACCAACGCCGCCACCAAAGCCTCCGCGCTGAACCAGCAGGGACTGATTTTCTATCGCCTCGGAAAATGGGACGACGCGCTAAAAAACTTTCAGGTTGTCAGCACCAACTATCCCGATATGCCTGAAGCGCCGCAGGCTTTATACATGCGCGGATTCTGCCGTTATATGCAGGGCGACACCGAAGGTGCACTGGCGATCTGCCAGACCTTCATCGAAAAATATCCCGGATCAGTCTGGACGCCCGAAGTGCTTTTCTGGCTTGGCGAGCATTACTATAACCGCGGCAGCTACGCGCAGGCAAAAGCCACCTTCCTTGACATCGCCGCGCGTTTCCCGAAACACGAACTGGCCGACGACGCTCTCTTCTGGGCTGGCAATTCGCTGGTCAAGCAGAACAGCTTTCTTGATGCCTTCACCCTGTACAGCCGTCTCGCCAAAGAAATTCCCGACAGTCCGCTGATGCTGAAAACCCGCTTCGCGCAGGGCGAGACGCTCACCGAACTCGGCGAATTTCCGCGCGCCATTCTCGCCTACGAAGAAGTCATTAAGACCGCGCCGGACGATCCGCTGGCCGACCGCGCCCGAGGGCGCCTCGCTGACTGTCTTTTCACTCTCGGCACATCCGAAGTTGCGCGTTATCAGGCGGCGCTCGACGCCTATCAGGCTCTTTACAAACGGCCCGCCGCGCCGTTCGCGCTCCGCTTACAGGCGCTTTATAAAACGGCCCGCTGTGAGGCCAAGCTCGGTCTGAAAGAAAAATCCTTCGCGCACTATGTCGAGGTTGTTTACAGCGTCACCGGTCAGACAGAAACTCTCTCGCCGGAAGCCGCGCCGTGGTTCACGCGCGCCGCTTTCGATGCCGCCGAATTTCAGGAACAGCAGCAGCAGTGGAAAGAGGCGATCAATATTTACAACCGGATTATTCAGGCTGGAGTGCCTGCCAAAGACGAAGCACAAAAACGAATCGAAAAGATCGAGCGCGAACACGCCTCGGCACTTTAA
- a CDS encoding aldo/keto reductase, producing the protein MNVVRGIMNRVAIPHTDLLAAPLALGTANLGVNVSEEEGKRILDRFVGQGGNLIDTARVYSDWIPGEKNRSERILGDWLAERKARDRVLISTKGGHPFLPPCADTVPRLAPAQLDEDISGSLKSLRAETIDLYWLHRDDPALPVGPIMDSLHRFQKSGRIRFYAASNWTPERMEEANAYAYGCGYDGFVASQVEWNPGVFHRLPGGDPTMLNFSAGFLRLHRETGLAAIPYASQAGGYFSKRSRDAGSVSGSPYDTPENRALHAVLAEIAEELRFSMTQVVLAYLWSHPFPVIPIVGCRTLEQLNDSLSAAGCRLPEEAMFKINRLINLNG; encoded by the coding sequence ATGAATGTTGTAAGGGGTATTATGAACCGGGTTGCTATTCCGCATACTGATCTTCTCGCCGCGCCGCTGGCGCTGGGAACCGCCAATCTGGGCGTTAATGTCAGTGAAGAAGAGGGGAAAAGGATTCTCGACCGCTTTGTCGGGCAGGGCGGCAATCTGATCGACACGGCGCGGGTTTATTCGGACTGGATTCCGGGCGAGAAAAACCGCAGCGAGCGGATTCTTGGCGACTGGCTGGCGGAACGGAAGGCTCGTGATCGGGTGCTCATTTCCACCAAAGGCGGGCATCCTTTTCTTCCCCCTTGCGCCGACACGGTGCCGCGCCTTGCACCTGCGCAGCTGGACGAGGACATCAGTGGAAGTCTGAAAAGCCTGCGCGCTGAAACCATTGATCTCTACTGGCTTCACCGGGACGATCCGGCTCTGCCGGTCGGCCCGATCATGGACAGCCTGCACCGATTCCAGAAGTCGGGGCGGATTCGTTTTTACGCGGCATCGAACTGGACACCCGAACGCATGGAAGAGGCCAATGCCTATGCGTATGGGTGCGGCTATGACGGATTCGTTGCCTCACAGGTGGAATGGAATCCGGGCGTTTTTCACCGGCTGCCGGGCGGCGATCCCACGATGCTTAATTTTTCCGCCGGGTTCCTGCGCCTTCATCGGGAGACCGGCCTCGCCGCTATTCCTTATGCGTCGCAGGCCGGCGGCTACTTCAGCAAGCGGAGCCGCGACGCCGGTTCGGTCAGCGGCAGTCCGTACGACACGCCGGAGAATCGTGCGCTGCACGCCGTCCTCGCAGAGATTGCGGAAGAGCTGCGGTTCTCCATGACGCAGGTCGTGCTGGCCTATCTCTGGTCGCATCCGTTTCCGGTTATCCCGATCGTCGGTTGCCGGACGCTGGAGCAGTTGAATGACAGTCTGAGCGCCGCCGGTTGCCGCCTGCCGGAAGAGGCGATGTTTAAAATAAACCGCCTGATCAATCTGAACGGGTGA
- the crcB gene encoding fluoride efflux transporter CrcB encodes MYELKSILLVALGGALGSVVRYKLSGYVLHHTIDWQFPAGTFVVNVIGCFVIGILAGLAVKEDFFSAETRIFLFTGIMGGFTTFSAFGLETFYLLRRGELLAAGSNIVLSVIVGLIALWIGFICVPHSGSGFSKEPAPADAAKNDR; translated from the coding sequence ATGTATGAGTTGAAATCCATCCTGCTGGTTGCCCTGGGCGGAGCACTCGGTTCCGTGGTGCGCTATAAGCTTTCCGGCTATGTGCTTCACCACACCATCGACTGGCAGTTTCCGGCGGGAACATTCGTCGTAAATGTCATCGGATGTTTTGTTATCGGTATACTGGCCGGACTCGCCGTCAAAGAAGATTTTTTCTCCGCCGAAACCCGCATCTTCCTTTTCACCGGAATCATGGGCGGCTTCACAACCTTTTCCGCTTTCGGCCTCGAAACCTTCTACCTGCTCCGCCGTGGCGAACTTCTGGCGGCGGGAAGTAATATTGTACTCAGTGTCATTGTCGGCCTGATCGCTCTCTGGATCGGCTTCATCTGCGTCCCGCACAGCGGCAGCGGTTTTTCTAAAGAACCTGCTCCGGCTGACGCTGCGAAAAACGACAGATGA